TTCTTATGCTTTAGTCTATCAGGCTAATATAGAGTAGAAAGGCGAAAGAATATGCATGAGTTCAGAAGCAAAATCAGAATAATAATTTTCACGTGCACTCAACTACTTTAGCATCATTCAACAAAGAGCGGTCAGGCATACTATACAAAGAacttcgtttcttctttttttttccgcattCCCCGCGCAGTCTTCAGTGTTTCTTCAAAACAACGCTAAACGATGAATGCCGTGTTCATCTCGATGATTTCTGCTTCCCTTGGCCGCCGTACGTGACTCCGAGACCGGCTTGTCCAGCGGCGCCAGACTTAGCAGCAGCTCCGCCGGCTCCTCCCGCTAGCCCGGGATGCTGACCGCCGACAGCGTGACCGGGGTGTCCATGGTATCCGGGAGCCACGGCTACCGGCCCGCCATAACCGTGACCAGCTGCTGCTCCTGGACCAGCGACTAGCGATGGCCCCGCAAATCCGGCCGCCTGACCACCATATCCACCACCGTAGCCGAGGGCGTGCAGGGGAACGCCAGCTTGGCCGGCGCCCTGGCCGAGAGGGTACTGGCCGCCCGGTCCACCGGCGAACTGGACGACGGGTCCACCGCGTCCTGCGAGACCAGCGGGAAGACCAGCCGCATGACCTCCGGCCGCGCCAAGGTacacgccgccgccaccgcctgGATATGCTCCCGCGGGAAAGGCGCCTCCATGCACGTGGCCGCCTGCGGCGGACGGCGGCAGGGCGTAGACGGCGGGTCCAGCGGGTCCAGCGGGGCCACCACCAGCGTGCCCTCCTGGCCCTGCTGCCACACTAGCGAAGGCTGCACCGGGAGAGGCCACGTGTCCCCCACCGTATCCCTGTCCGATCGGTCCGTACGCCTGAAGTCCAGCCCCCGGCGCACCCGCCGCACCTCCGTGAGCTCCAGCATATTCCACCGCACCTCCGTGAGCTCCGCCGAATCCTGCCGCACCTCCGTGAGCTCCGCCGAATCCTGCCGCACCTCCGTGAGCTCCAGCGAATCCTGCCGCACCTCCGTGAGGAACACCGTATCCCGCCGCACCTCCTTGAGCTCCGCCGTATCCCGCCAGGGACGCCGGGCCGAGTGCTCCCGCTGGACCTGCGTGTCCCGCGGGGTAGGCTGCTGCAGGTCCTCCGGCGCCGTATCCGGGTGCTCCCGCGCCGTAGGAAGGACCTCCAATGGCTACCAGCTGCTGGTGGCCGCCGCCTGCGGCACCAGCGTACGCTTGAGGCAGGAGAGCTCTAGGGTATCCGCCGGCTCCGGCTGCTGGTCCTCCGGCGCCTGCCGGGTTGTAGCCATAGCCAGGAGCGAAGCCGTAACCGGCACCGCCGCcggcgggcggggcgccggcgtTAAAGTGCACGCCGGGCACTTGAACGGCGTGGGCTCCTGCGCCAGGGTAGCCAGCTGGTCCCGGTCT
This genomic stretch from Dermacentor silvarum isolate Dsil-2018 chromosome 2, BIME_Dsil_1.4, whole genome shotgun sequence harbors:
- the LOC119440593 gene encoding uncharacterized protein LOC119440593 isoform X2, giving the protein MIAFLSVILIASLGPHVRAGDASQSSSGGSSASGTPVYKLAQGLGPSPNHGQPVKVPAAVFASSPGAAAAQAGRPGPAGYPGAGAHAVQVPGVHFNAGAPPAGGGAGYGFAPGYGYNPAGAGGPAAGAGGYPRALLPQAYAGAAGGGHQQLVAIGGPSYGAGAPGYGAGGPAAAYPAGHAGPAGALGPASLAGYGGAQGGAAGYGVPHGGAAGFAGAHGGAAGFGGAHGGAVEYAGAHGGAAGAPGAGLQAYGPIGQGYGGGHVASPGAAFASVAAGPGGHAGGGPAGPAGPAVYALPPSAAGGHVHGGAFPAGAYPGGGGGVYLGAAGGHAAGLPAGLAGRGGPVVQFAGGPGGQYPLGQGAGQAGVPLHALGYGGGYGGQAAGFAGPSLVAGPGAAAGHGYGGPVAVAPGYHGHPGHAVGGQHPGLAGGAGGAAAKSGAAGQAGLGVTYGGQGKQKSSR
- the LOC119440593 gene encoding uncharacterized protein LOC119440593 isoform X3; the encoded protein is MIAFLSVILIASLGPHVRAGDASQSSSGGSSASGTPVYKLAQGLGPSPNHGQPVKVPAAVFASSPGAAAAQAGRPGPAGYPGAGAHAVQVPGVHFNAGAPPAGGGAGYGFAPGYGYNPAGAGGPAAGAGGYPRALLPQAYAGAAGGGHQQLVAIGGPSYGAGAPGYGAGGPAAAYPAGHAGPAGALGPASLAGYGGAQGGAAGFAGAHGGAAGFGGAHGGAAGFGGAHGGAVEYAGAHGGAAGAPGAGLQAYGPIGQGYGGGHVASPGAAFASVAAGPGGHAGGGPAGPAGPAVYALPPSAAGGHVHGGAFPAGAYPGGGGGVYLGAAGGHAAGLPAGLAGRGGPVVQFAGGPGGQYPLGQGAGQAGVPLHALGYGGGYGGQAAGFAGPSLVAGPGAAAGHGYGGPVAVAPGYHGHPGHAVGGQHPGLAGGAGGAAAKSGAAGQAGLGVTYGGQGKQKSSR
- the LOC119440593 gene encoding uncharacterized protein LOC119440593 isoform X1; this translates as MIAFLSVILIASLGPHVRAGDASQSSSGGSSASGTPVYKLAQGLGPSPNHGQPVKVPAAVFASSPGAAAAQAGRPGPAGYPGAGAHAVQVPGVHFNAGAPPAGGGAGYGFAPGYGYNPAGAGGPAAGAGGYPRALLPQAYAGAAGGGHQQLVAIGGPSYGAGAPGYGAGGPAAAYPAGHAGPAGALGPASLAGYGGAQGGAAGYGVPHGGAAGFAGAHGGAAGFGGAHGGAAGFGGAHGGAVEYAGAHGGAAGAPGAGLQAYGPIGQGYGGGHVASPGAAFASVAAGPGGHAGGGPAGPAGPAVYALPPSAAGGHVHGGAFPAGAYPGGGGGVYLGAAGGHAAGLPAGLAGRGGPVVQFAGGPGGQYPLGQGAGQAGVPLHALGYGGGYGGQAAGFAGPSLVAGPGAAAGHGYGGPVAVAPGYHGHPGHAVGGQHPGLAGGAGGAAAKSGAAGQAGLGVTYGGQGKQKSSR